A section of the Larus michahellis chromosome 1, bLarMic1.1, whole genome shotgun sequence genome encodes:
- the XNDC1N gene encoding protein XNDC1N has product MAPVKISHVVSFSSQDPKYPVENLLLEDGHRPWLSCPRDRSRQLRVELQLERASAIGYVDVGNCGCAFLQVEVGRSSWPLDRPFLTLVPSVALMTPADSKLGQNRCGVRMFKEADFLALAVGQKWDRLRLTCSQPFNKQGQFGLSFIRLRTPQDAEHPEHPLPSRQGLEDVEPTDSPWRSSPAFCRTFFPEPRSSSREEEQLKSRLQQLEPGASSTARLSRPAQMVLSAARSRASRPRTGTGDPGGDTELPGEDIGGPAALGPAQDVPAAPTRARRQLSRRQRAPSPASRALPATFRSGGRARARSHRERRARRGDSGGDSSQEETGICPICSGRFSLDLLPVHASRCGEEDPAAAWPSSPLVSPDAWVSCPICELPFDAAEVERHASTCGEQG; this is encoded by the exons ATGGCTCCGGTTAAAATCAGCCACGTCGTGTCCTTCTCCTCACAG GACCCCAAGTACCCGGTGGAGAACTTGCTGCTCGAGGACGGCCACCGGCCCTGGCTCAGCTGCCCCCGGGACCGCAGCAGGCAGCTGAGAgtggagctgcagctggagagagccaGTGCCATCGGCTACGTGGACGTGG GCAACTGCGGCTGCGCCTTTCTGCAGGTCGAGGTGGGCCGTTCCTCGTGGCCCCTCGACCGGCCCTTCCTCACCCTGGTGCCCAGCGTGGCCCTCATGACGCCGGCCGACTCCAAGCTGGGCCAGAACCGCTGTGGCGTCCGGATGTTTAAGGAAG cgGATTTCCTGGCGCTGGCGGTGGGGCAGAAGTGGGACCGCCTGCGGCTGACCTGCAGCCAGCCCTTCAACAAGCAGGGCCAGTTCGGGCTCTCCTTCATCCGCCTGCGCACACCGCAGGACGCCGAGCACCCCGAGCACCCGCTCCCCTCCCGGCAAGGCCTG GAGGATGTCGAGCCCACAGACAGCCCCTGGCGCTCCAGTCCGGCCTTTTGCCGGACTTTCTTTCCCGAACCACGCTC GAGCTcgagggaggaggagcagctgaagagccgcctgcagcagctggagccaggtgccagcagcacagcccgCCTCAGCCGCCCGGCCCAGATGGTGCTGTCAGCAGCGCGGAGCCGGGCATCAAGGCCCAGAACGGGCACGGGTGACCCAGGGGGTGACACAGAGCTCCCGGGTGAGGACATAGGAGGCCCTGCGGCGCTAG GGCCGGCACAGGAcgtcccagcagcccccaccagAGCCCGTAGGCAGCTGTCCCGCAGGCAGCgagcacccagccctgccagcag ggctctgccagccacATTCCGGTCAGGAGGAAGAGCCAGAGCCCGCAGCCACCGAGAGAGACGGGCCAGAAGGGGTGACAGTGGAGGGGACAGCAGTCAGGAGGAGACAGGCATCTGCCCCATCTGCTCAG gccGCTTCAGCCTGGATCTCCTCCCCGTGCACGCCTCCCGCTGTGGGGAGGAAGACCCTGCCGCAGCCTGGCCTTCCTCCCCGCTGGTGTCCCCCGACGCCTGGGTGTCCTGCCCCATCTGCGAGCTGCCCTTCGACGCCGCGGAGGTGGAGCGACACGCCAGCACCTGCGGCGAGCAAGGGTAG
- the NUMA1 gene encoding nuclear mitotic apparatus protein 1, with protein sequence MPLHGARAAALLAWVNSTKVSTDPLNDLSQLQDCNVFIRIINKIHRSEEGESVLEQPLPERISFIRGFLQKHCKHKSAAENLVSAQELLGGEELALAKVAVLLLYHTSMSCKSPRDWNEFDYKTQVELASILTFVLDNEESLNENLETFLQRKAPLPSSSTSSSSSEEHSPLLSLPHKREVRFLELKKIASSSGANNMLPGPPSSPMGDVMQTPQFQLRRLKKQLAVERENRDELEVELAENRKLITEKEAQITMMQQRIDRLALLNEKQAADQQEPKEMEELREKNESLLVRLHEALRQCQDLKTEKGQMDRKINQLSEENGDLSFKLREIASHLVQLQEALNELSEEHNAALAQSQEKQGQLESELRAALQEKKCSEEKIEILQGKISLLEDQLAKLGDCGAQQKGEVLGDVLKLEELKQEVSSLAAKGAELQATVLRLEEEKQQREAALQSERGRFEEEKQQLGGLVASLQSSLSESHRAREVLEQDLQGREAEAGRLAALDAQHEKTLRERDSALQQLQHLQEANASLSSQLQAMAQAQDASQAASAAEKAELSRKVGELEARILELGAQRQQGAAEGLKAQLRELEGRLKESQQRLAERERLARENTRLQERLLFLEESLRNTEGILEDEKRRAAESLEGSLARIAELEAERQQLVQGQELAPQDGERRQLEEEMQALSREHGRVCQQLQAEQEKAAALEARAEHLATEHQERLAALQADLSSAQARAKEKEGEEQKLRAEVSSLREKMAITEQTAAQRTAGLEADACRATEALEGVSQQLSQEKAKSKELEAAVERLRSAEAELAQAATASRQRELELDGEVKKLSGEVTLLGSRLEEMLREHRRDLACREEEAERLRQEVERGKADCAAERARKAELEAQLQNSLNEQRVERSVHREELARARELMEEREGQLEELRQKNLSQGEELRDLQKTVSKLKGELASAEAAKEQLPKVDNELQGFSEATRSRDVEGHSVKATCSKEMSLKSLEEKTRHREQEAGSSQDLYQEKLKEIQALHLQVEELEQKCREQQETMATLERAAAEAATAEQAELEASRREAAQQKEKASELQKMLEASRSVQALHDGTVEALRKELQEKGRELTQSKTAVAAAEKELASLRSAVQEKGRSEEGWKDQVSQCVQEMERKNSLIDSLEHEVSILHRQVTEKEGESKELKRLIVAESEKSKKLEERLRVLQTEMATAASRAAERCSLMKVEVQRCQEEMEKQRLAIEALKRDRHCQSEREDELRQEVKVCQDKCLQKEQLLAALQQELGSAQALAGELPALKHLCQQLQAERSSLESQHRQDVEQRAKALAALQAELARAKLEASEVSSLRERSAEQDRAVQRLQAEAAEAAARLAGLQQANARLAEENRGLGESRSRGQQRLEAELGQARERHARELERLRSASEELVASSQQEAEEAARKLEAVSKEYESSKAAAREEKRKLLEERQRLTAQVEQLEVFRKEQAKQVEELNKKLTQHEKATRSQQQRVKVLEGELQAEATRQQEKVAELQAQLAQKEQAAEHYKGQMEKAKTHYDAKKQQNQDLAEKLKAMEQLQKENAELRTESERLAKELQQSVLQAKESELSCRNLTSQVRSLEAQVEFANQQLRELGKFQVTTDTLKGREPFRQNPADLSTDSLDLSLDEAQPLNSTRKVGRLQSEASALPPGSEESLASQRLPRKVESLESLYFTPIPSRTRSRLETSAGSLGDLSLDSGCKTRSARRRTTINITMTKKQAKTEEPDSADVSFCSIPAAQPPKAAPGKARLRSAASTRSLASFSSQESLVKLETSSPQETPGNSALLGLPGYRPVTRSSLRRGQGGSSSSLGRSSIYLGTCQDEPEQLDDWNRIAELQQRNRACPPHLKTCYPLESRPSNSLGTITDEEMKTGDPKETLRRASMQPSQIAAGMATRRSTLAGTIATRQLRKRRSDESHQGPDTPESKKPTSCFPRPQTPRDRSERRSSQLSRRSEQQPPSKQAERRQSMAFSILNTPKKLGNSLLRRAAGRKTTPKNSPHGSARRSPRIATAKSPKGKTGRRSLKDTKF encoded by the exons CCACAGGAGTGAGGAGGGGGAGTCTGTGCTGGAGCAGCCGCTGCCGGAGAGGATCTCCTTCATCCGTGGCTTCCTGCAGA AGCACTGCAAGCACAAATCGGCCGCGGAGAACCTGGTGTCGGCACAGGAACTCctggggggagaggagctggCGTTGGCCAAG GTGGCCGTGCTGCTCCTGTATCACACCTCCATGAGCTGCAAGAGCCCCAGGGACTGGAATGAGTTTGACTACAAGACCCAG GTTGAGCTGGCATCGATCCTCACATTTGTGCTGGACAATGAGGAGAGCCTGAACGAGAATCTGGAGACGTTTCTGCAGAGGAAAG CACCGCTGCCCTCGTCCAGCACgtccagcagcagctccgagGAGCACTCCCCGCTGCTCTCCCTCCCGCACAAGCGAGAGGTGCGTTTCCTGGAGCTGAAGAAGATTGCCTCCTCCTCCGGCGCCAACAA CATGCTGCCCGGCCCTCCGTCCTCGCCCATGGGGGACGTCATGCAGACCCCCCAGTTTCAGCTGCGACGGCTGAAGAAGCAGCTGGCTGTTGAGAGAGAGAACCGGGATGAGCTGGAGGTGGAGCTGGCAGAGAATCGCAAGCTCATCACAGAGAAGG aGGCTCAGATCACCATGATGCAGCAGCGGATTGACCGCTTGGCCCTGCTCAACGAGAAGCAAGCTGCAGACCAGCAGGAGCCCAAGGAAATGGAGGAGCTGAGGGAGAAGAACGAGAG CCTGCTGGTGCGCTTGCACGAGGCcctcaggcagtgccaggacctGAAGACTGAAAAAGGCCAGATGGACCGAAAAATCAACCAGCTCTCCGAGGAGAATGGGGATCTTTCCTTCAAG CTGCGGGAGATCGCCAGCCACTTGGTCCAGCTGCAGGAAGCCCTGAACGAACTCTCGGAAGAGCACAATGCGGCCCTGGCGCAGTCGCAGGAGaagcaggggcagctggagagcGAGCTGCGTGCTGCCCTGCAGGAGAAG AAATGCTCGGAAGAGAAGATTGAGATTCTGCAGGGGAAGATTTCCCTGCTGGAGGACCAGCTGGCCAAGCTGGGGGACTGCGGTGCCCAGCAGAAGGGAGAGGTCCTGGGGGATGTCCTGAAG CTGGAAGAGCTGAAGCAAGAGGTGTCCAGCCTCGCCGCTAAAGGGGCCGAGCTCCAGGCCACCGTCCtgcggctggaggaggagaagcagcagcggGAGGCAGCCCTGCAGTCCGAACGTGGCCGCTTcgaggaggagaagcagcagctgggcgGCCTCGTCGCCAGCCTCCAGAGCTCCCTCTCCGAGAGCCACCGGGccagggaggtgctggagcaggaccTGCAAGGCCGGGAGGCCGAGGCCGGGCGGTTGGCTGCCCTCGACGCCCAGCACGAGAAGACCCTGCGGGAGAGAGactctgccctgcagcagctccagcacctgcaggAGGCCAACGCGTCcctcagcagccagctgcaggccATGGCGCAGGCCCAGGATGCCAgccaggctgcctcggcggcggaGAAGGCTGAGCTGAGCCGCAAGGTTGGTGAGTTGGAAGCCAGGATCCTGGAGCTCGGCGCCCAGCGGCAGCAGGGAGCGGCGGAGGGGCTGAAAGCCCAGCTGCGGGAGCTGGAGGGCAGGCTGAAGGAGAGCCAGCAGCGGCTGGCCGAGAGGGAGAGGCTGGCCCGGGAGAACACCCGCCTGCAGGAGCGGCTGCTCTTCCTGGAGGAATCCCTGCGGAACACCGAGGGCATCCTGGAGGACGAGAAGAGGCGGGCGGCCGAGAGCCTGGAGGGCAGCCTGGCCAGGATTGCCGAGCTGGAGGcggagaggcagcagctggtgcAGGGCCAGGAGCTGGCTCCGCAGGATGGAGAgcgcaggcagctggaggaggagatgcAGGCGCTGAGCCGGGAGCACGGCCGGGTCTGCCAGCAGCTACAGGCCGAGCAGGAGAAGGCGGCCGCGTTGGAGGCCCGGGCAGAGCACCTGGCTACCGAGCACCAGGAGAGGCTGGCTGCCCTCCAGGCCGATCTGTCCAGCGCCCAGGCACGGGCAAAGGAGAAAGAGGGCGAAGAGCAGAAGCTGAGGGCCGAGGTCTCCTCCCTGCGGGAGAAGATGGCCATCACGGAGCAAACCGCAGCCCAGCGCACGGCCGGGCTTGAGGCAGATGCCTGCAGAGCCACCGAGGCACTGGAGGGGGtctcccagcagctctcccaggaAAAGGCCAAATCCAAGGAGCTGGAAGCTGCCGTAGAGCGGCTGCGGAGTGCGGAGGCTGAGCTGGCCCAGGCGGCCACCGCCAGCAggcagcgggagctggagctggatggGGAGGTGAAGAAGCTGTCTGGGGAGGTGACCCTGCTGGGCAGCAGGCTGGAGGAGATGCTGCGGGAGCACCGGCGGGACCTGGCGTGCCGGGAGGAGGAAGCCGAACGCTTGCGACAGGAGGTGGAACGGGGCAAAGCAGATTGCGCCGCCGAGCGAGCCCGCAAGGCAGAGCTGGAGGCCCAGCTGCAAAACTCCCTCAACGAGCAGAGGGTGGAGAGGTCGGTGCACCGGGAGGAGCTGGCCCGGGCCCGGGAGCtgatggaggagagggaagggcagctggaggagctcCGTCAGAAAAACCTCTCACAGGGCGAGGAGCTGAGGGACCTGCAGAAGACGGTCAGCAAGCTGAAAGGAGAGCTCGCCTCGGCAGAAGCAGCCAAGGAGCAGCTACCCAAGGTGGACAACGAGCTGCAGGGCTTCTCGGAGGCCACCCGGAGCAGGGACGTGGAGGGACACAGCGTCAAGGCCACCTGCTCAAAGGAGATGTCCCTCAAAAGCTTGGAGGAAAAGACCCGTCACAGGGAGCAGGAGGCCGGCTCGAGCCAAGACCTTTACcaggagaagctgaaggagatCCAGGCGCTTCATTTGCAagtggaggagctggagcagaagtgcagggagcagcaggagactATGGCCACCCTGGAGCGAGCGGCGGCCGAGGCGGCCACAGCGGAACAAGCGGAACTGGAGGCCTCAAGGAGGGAAGCGGCCCAGCAGAAGGAGAAGGCGTCAGAGCTGCAGAAGATGCTGGAGGCCTCGAGGTCGGTGCAGGCTCTGCATGATGGCACCGTGGAGGCCCTGcggaaggagctgcaggagaagggcagggagctgACGCAGAGCAAAaccgccgtcgccgccgccgaGAAGGAGCTGGCGTCCCTCCGCTCCGCCGTGCAGGAGAAGGGCCGGTCGGAGGAGGGCTGGAAAGACCAAGTGTCCCAGTGCGTTCAGGAGATGGAGAGGAAGAACAGCCTGATCGACAGCCTGGAGCACGAGGTCTCCATCCTCCATCGGCAAGTGacggagaaggagggggagagcaaGGAGCTGAAGCGCCTGATCGTCGCCGAGTCGGAGAAGAGCAAGAAGCTGGAGGAGAGGCTGCGGGTGCTGCAGACGGAGATGgccaccgccgcctcccgggCGGCCGAGAGGTGCTCGCTCATGAAGGTGgaggtgcagcggtgccaggaggagatggagaagcagCGCTTGGCCATCGAGGCCCTGAAGAGGGACCGCCACTGCCAGAGTGAGCGGGAGGACGAGCTGCGCCAGGAGGTGAAGGTCTGCCAGGACAAATGCCTCCAGAAGGAGCAGCTCCTCGCCgccctgcagcaggagctcgGCAGCGCCCAGGCGCTCGCCGGGGAGCTGCCGGCGCTGAAGCACCTTTGCCAGCAGCTGCAGGCTGAGCGCTCCTCCCTGGAGAGCCAGCACCGCCAGGACGTGGAGCAGAGGGCGAAAGCTTTGGCCGCTCTGCAAGCGGAGCTGGCACGGGCCAAGCTGGAGGCATCCGAGGTGTCATCCCTGCGGGAGCGGTCGGCGGAGCAGGACCGGGCCGTCCAGCGGCTGCaggcggaggcggcggaggcggcggcacGGCTGGCGGGGCTGCAGCAGGCCAACGCTCGGCTGGCCGAGGAGAACAGGGGACTCGGCGAGAGCCGGAGCCGCGGGCAGCAGcggctggaggcagagctggggcaggccAGGGAGCGGCACGCGCGGGAGCTGGAGCGACTGCGGTCGGCGTCGGAGGAGCTGGTGGCCAGCAGCCAGCAGGAGGCCGAGGAGGCGGCGCGGAAGCTGGAGGCGGTGAGCAAGGAGTATGAGAGCAGCAAGGCGGCGGCgcgggaggagaagaggaagctgctggaggagaggcagaggctgaCGGCTCAG GTGGAGCAGCTAGAGGTGTTTCGGAAGGAACAAGCTAAGCAG GTGGAGGAGCTGAACAAAAAGCTGACCCAGCATGAGAAGGCCACCCGCTCCCAGCAGCAGAGGGTTAAG GTGCTGGaaggggagctgcaggcagaggccaCCCGCCAGCAGGAGAAAGTGGCAGAGCTGCAGGCGCAGCTCGCCCAGAAGGAGCAGGCGGCCGAGCACTACAAAGGCCAG ATGGAGAAGGCAAAAACTCATTACGACGCAAAGAAGCAGCAGAACCAGGACCTGGCGGAGAAGCTGAAGGCCAtggagcagctgcagaaggaGAACGCGGAGCTCCGGACCGAGTCGGAGAGGTTGGccaaggagctgcagcagagTGTCCTGCAGGCCAAGGAGTCggagctgagctgcaggaacCTCACCAGCCAGGTCCGCAGCCTGGAGGCTCAG GTGGAGTTTGCCAATCAGCAGCTCCGGGAGCTTGGCAAGTTCCAGGTGACCACGGACACGCTGAAGGGCCGGGAGCCTTTCCGCCAGAACCCGGCCGATCTCAGCACCGACAGCCTTGACCTCAGCCTCGATGAAGCGCAGCCGCTCAACTCCACCAG GAAGGTTGGCCGCTTGCAGTCGGAGGCCTCGGCATTGCCACCGGGCAGCGAAGAGTCGCTGGCGTCCCAGCGGCTGCCCCGCAAGGTGGAGTCCCTGGAGAGTCTCTACttcacccccatccccagccgcACGCGATCCCGGCTGGAGACCAGCGCCGGATCCTTGGGCGACCTCTCGCTCGACTCTGGCTGCAAGACCCGCTCAGCCCGGCGCCGCACCACCATCAACATCACCATGACGAAA AAACAGGCCAAGACCGAGGAACCAGATAGCGCCGATGTCTCCTTCTGCAGCATCCCGGCAGCTCAGCCCCCCAAAGCCGCTCCTGGCAAGGCCCGGCTGCGCTCGGCTGCCTCCACCCGCTCCCTTGCCAGCTTCTCCTCCCAGGAGTCCCTCGTCAAGCTGGAAACCTCCTCCCCACAGGAGACCCCTGGCAATTCGGCGCTGCTGGGCCTCCCCGGCTACCGGCCGGTCACTCGCAGCTCCCTGCGGCGCGGGCAgggcggcagcagctccagcctcg GCCGGAGCAGCATCTACCTGGGTACGTGCCAGGATGAGCCGGAGCAGTTGGATGACTGGAATCGCATTGCGGAGCTGCAGCAGCGGAATCGGGCCTGCCCGCCCCACCTGAAGACCTGCTACCCTCTGGAGAGCAGG ccctccaaCTCCCTGGGGACCATCACGGACGAGGAGATGAAGACGGGCGACCCGAAGGAGACGCTGCGGCGTGCCAGCATGCAGCCCTCGCAGATCGCCGCCGGCATGGCCACCCGGCGCAGCACTCTGGCCGGCACCATCGCCACCCGGCAGCTACGCAAACGCCGGTCGGACGAGTCCCACCAGGGCCCCGACACCCCCGAG TCCAAGAAGCCAACCAGCTGCTTCCCGCGCCCCCAGACCCCCCGGGACCGCAGCGAGCGGCGCAGCTCCCAGCTCAGCCGGAGGAgtgagcagcagccccccagcaagCAG GCCGAGAGGCGCCAGTCGATGGCCTTCAGCATCCTCAACACCCCCAAGAAGCTGGGGAACAGCCTGCTGCGCCGGGCGGCCGGCCGCAAAACCACCCCCAAGAACTCCCCCCACGGCAGCGCCCGCCGCTCGCCCCGCATCGCCACCGCCAAGTCCCCCAAGGGCAAG ACCGGCCGCCGATCGCTCAAGGACACAAAATTCTGA